In the Podospora bellae-mahoneyi strain CBS 112042 chromosome 4, whole genome shotgun sequence genome, one interval contains:
- the NAG2 gene encoding N-acetyl-glucosamine-6-phosphate deacetylase (CAZy:CE9; COG:G; EggNog:ENOG503NXV2; MEROPS:MER0033184), protein MSALRPSFSSTPSSRAQDHGEPEIIQFVNCRLLRDGKLVKGDLWINTKNGTIGSSKRTSDAVRDLQGCIIAPGFIDCQINGAIGFNFSTIPDDISDYPKQLTKVNKWLVQTGVTSYLPTLTSQHSEVYHKAIPFLTPTPRSSPDRGASVLGAHLEGPFLNPRKCGVHDRSVLRTAQSYQDLDTVYNLSRAPPHSVKMVTLAPEVLLQEGPEIISTLTGDGIVVSLGHTAASYEKAREALAAGARMVTHFFNAMPPFGHRESELSIANIIIPAGNEEAPSYGIIADGVHNHKSAVMLAHSVHPEGLILVTDAMHVLGLGDGTYPWRNGTEKSSVVKSRGRVMAPKMDEEKRERMVLAGSAVTLLECVNNFLGYIDTTSVGLEGEEGENEHIVSALMAVTERPARLLGLEGSIGTLEDGTDGDIVVLERVTGEGDGGIVLKLREVWKQGRMVFEGENWGGV, encoded by the exons ATGTCAGCCCTGCGCCCGTCGTTCTCGAGTACTCCATCCTCGAGAGCGCAGGATCATGGAGAGCCTGAGATCATCCAGTTCGTCAACTGCCGCCTACTCCGAGACGGCAAGCTCGTCAAGGGAGATCTCTGGATAAACACCAAGAATGGCACCATTGGCTCTTCCAAACGAACCTCAGATGCTGTCCGTGACCTCCAAGGATGCATCATAGCCCCAGGCTTCATCGACTGCCAGATAAACGGTGCTATTGGATTCAACTTCTCAACCATCCCCGACGACATCTCCGACTATCCTAAGCAACTTaccaaagtcaacaaatggcttgtcCAGACAGGAGTGACATCTTACCTGCCCACCCTCACGAGCCAGCACAGCGAGGTCTATCATAAG GCTATCCCATTCCTCACCCCCACACCCCGATCATCCCCAGACCGCGGCGCCTCAGTCTTAGGAGCCCACCTCGAAGGCCCATTTCTAAACCCACGCAAATGCGGCGTCCACGACCGCTCCGTCCTCCGCACGGCCCAATCCTACCAAGACCTCGACACGGTCTATAACCTCTCCCGAGCCCCTCCCCACTCTGTCAAGATGGTTACCCTAGCCCCTGAAGTCCTCCTACAGGAAGGACCGGAAATCATCTCGACACTCACGGGTGACGGCATCGTCGTCTCGTTGGGACACACGGCAGCCTCGTACGAGAAAGCCCGTGAGGCACTCGCTGCTGGCGCGAGAATGGTGACACACTTCTTCAATGCCATGCCCCCTTTTGGTCACCGCGAGTCGGAGCTTAGTATCGCCAACATCATTATCCCGGCGGGGAATGAAGAAGCTCCCAGTTATGGCATTATTGCTGATGGGGTTCACAACCACAAGTCAGCGGTTATGCTGGCGCACTCGGTGCATCCAGAGGGGCTGATCTTGGTGACGGATGCGATGCAtgtgctggggttgggggacgGGACGTATCCGTGGCGGAATGGGACCGAGAAATCGAGTGTTGTCAAGTctagggggagggtgatggctccgaagatggatgaggaaaagagagagaggatggtgttggcggggagTGCGGTGACGTTGTTGGAGTGTGTGAATAATTTTCTGGGGTATATTGATACGACGAGTGttggtttggaaggggaagagggggagaatgAGCATATTGTTTCGGCATTGATGGCGGTGACGGAGCGGccggcgaggttgttgggtttggaggggagcATTGGGACTTTGGAGGATGGGACGGATGGGGATATTgttgttttggagagggttacgggggagggggatggggggattgtgctgaagttgagggaggtgtggaagcaggggaggatggtttttgagggggagaatTGGGGTGGTGTCTGA
- a CDS encoding hypothetical protein (EggNog:ENOG503NTW3; COG:S) has protein sequence MATTTTTTPTTTTTTTDEKTARYERTDDEDRSSSRDSLSSSIKGPTLEPIRPASRISRKSHASQNRLSLHRERSNNGYGVDDLVDRSSEEDGVAGGGGGGDIEAVSSQVDAPDALTDPYEVTWDGGDNDPMCPRSMPQWRKWLVIFITSVGSFCVTNGSAVYTASYADMMSEFNSSRIVVTLGLSFYVLGIALGPFWSPLAEFYGRRPIYLASFLFFMIFLIPSALAKNIQTMIVSRFFQGLAGSAFLSVSGGTVSDMFTHDKMLMPMAIFSLSPFVGPSTGPLIGGVMVMFVQWRWMHYYLLILSGALFLSIALLVPETYHPVLLKRKAARIRKETGDERYYAPIERSTKSIPKTVGLSLLRPFQILMFEPMALILNIYTAMLLGLLYLFFGAFPLIFTTNHDFNLWQVGLTFTGLLVAMIIACCVTPLWNNFRHTLKERRRRRTGVLKDEPEDQLPQVIVGAPLITGGLFWFGFTSTPEIHWIVPLIGSGVFGLGMSFAFTGVFTFLVAAYPRYAASALASNALVRCSFAAAFPLFGYQMYEALGFQWATGLLAFITLGLMPFPYIFFRYGRRIRERSRFASAT, from the exons AtggcgacaacaacaacaacaacaccaacgacaacgacaacaacaacagacgAAAAGACTGCCAGATATGAGAGGACAGACGATGAAGACAGGTCATCATCGCGGGACTCATTGTCCTCTTCAATCAAAGGCCCAACGCTAGAACCCATCCGTCCCGCATCCCGAATCAGTCGGAAAAGTCACGCCAGCCAGAACAGATTGTCGCTTCACCGGGAGAGGTCGAATAACGGGTATGGGGTTGATGATTTGGTAGACCGCTCATcggaggaagatggtgttgctggtggtggtggtggtggtgacattgAGGCTGTTTCTTCTCAGGTTGATGCCCCGGACGCGTTGACTGATCCGTACGAGGTTAcgtgggatgggggggataACGACCCGATGTGTCCAAGGAGTATGCCGCAGTGGAGGAAGTGGTTAGTGATTTTTATCACCTCGGTGGGATCGTTTTGTGT AACGAATGGTTCGGCGGTTTACACCGCTTCTTATGCGGACATGATGTCCGAGTTCAACAGCAGCCGGATTGTTGTCACGCTTGGGTTGTCGTTTTATGTCCTGGGGATTGCTCTCGGTCCGTTTTGGTCGCCGCTGGCCGAGTTTTATGGCCGACGACCCATCTACCTCGCGTCATTTTTGTTCTTCATGATCTTTCTGATTCCTTCGGCGCTGGCGAAGAATATCCAGACCATGATCGTCTCGAGATTCTTCCAGGGTTTGGCTGGGAGTGCGTTCTTGTCTGTGTCTGGGGGTACGGTTAGCGACATGTTCACCCACGACAAGATGCTCATGCCCATGGCGATTTTCTCACTCTCACCATTTGTTGGACCGTCGACTGGGCCGCTGATTGGaggtgtgatggtgatgtttgtTCAGTGGAGGTGGATGCATTATTATCTGCTTATTTTGAGCGGGGCCTTGTTTTTGAGCATTGCGTTGCTTGTGCCGGAGACGTACC ATCCCGTTCTGTTGAAGAGAAAGGCAGCGAGAATCAGAAAGGAGACGGGTGACGAGAGGTATTATGCGCCGATTGAGCGGTCGACAAAGTCGATTCCAAAGACTGTTGGTCTTTCGCTGTTGCGACCGTTCCAGATCCTGATGTTTGAGCCCATGGCTTTGATCTTGAATATATACACTGCCATGCTCTTGGGCCTGCTGTATCTCTTCTTTGGAGCGTTTCCACTGATCTTTACGACGAATCATGACTTCAACCTGTGGCAGGTTGGGTTGACGTTtacggggttgttggtggccaTGATTATTGCCTGCTGCGTCACGCCGCTGTGGAACAACTTTCGGCATacgttgaaggagaggaggaggaggaggacgggggtGCTGAAGGATGAGCCTGAGGATCAACTGCCGCAGGTTATTGTGGGCGCGCCGCTCATTacgggggggttgttttggtttgggtttACGAGCACGCCCGAGATTCATTGGATTGTGCCGTTGATTGGGTCGGGGGTTTTTGGACTTGG GATGTCGTTCGCTTTTACGGGGGTATTTACCTTTCTG GTCGCAGCCTACCCGCGGTACGCAGCCAGTGCTTTGGCATCTAATGCTTTGGTGCGGTGTTCATTTGCTG CCGCCTTTCCGTTGTTTGGGTACCAGATGTATGAGGCGCTGGGGTTCCAGTGGGCGACGGGGTTGTTGGCCTTTATTACTTTGGGATTGATGCCTTTTCCGTATATATTTTTCAGGTATGGGAGAAGGATTAGGGAGAGGAGTCGGTTTGCTAGTGCTACGtag